The following is a genomic window from Thermomicrobiales bacterium.
TGGCTGTCGGCGGCGTGCAGCGTCAGCGTCGGCTTGTCCGTCGTCGTGGCCATGCTCGTCCAATCTGTCTGTTTCAGTGGGAGATATCCTGGCGATAGCAGCGGCGTTTGGAGTCTATCAATTGGTGGGTTGAGGAGCGGCAGCCAGCCATCTTGAGCGCACGCGAAAGGTCTCCCCTGCGCCCGATGGCATCACACAGGTGGGAGATTTCTCGCTGCGGCTCGAAATGACAGATTTCGGGAGTGGCTGCCTCCCCTGAAACCTGTCATTTCGAGGCTGCAGACGAAAAGGCCGCCCCTCGCGTTCCGTGTTACACCAACCACTGCCCATCGCGCATCAGGTCGCGACCGGACAGCTCGTTCGACTCGCGCCAGGCCTGGATACGCTGCGGCGTGATGCGGAACCAGCAGTATCTGGTGGTCAATGTGCGCGGATCGAAGCCGGTGCGCTTGGCGAAGCTGTCCCCCTGCTCCGTCGGCAGTGCGTCGATCTCGATGACGGCGACGGAGCCGTCGATCATCGTGACGTCGCGGGTGTCGCCGAGGCCCAGCCGGACCGCTCCGGTCGCCGCCATGTTGCGGCCAGTCGGGCTGTCGGCTGGCGTGGCCAGCAGCAGCGACGCGCCGTCCCAATCGAACGACAGGGGGATCAGGAACGGCTCTCCGGTTGGGGAGGCGGTCGCGACCCACAGGTCGACATCGTGGGCGAGCCGATGCTCAGTGTCTTGGCGGCGCTGCGCGTGTGTGCGCGATTCGGGTCTCATCGGTCCTGCAGCACGCCGACGACATTGCCGTCGGCGTCTGACACGGTTGCCACGACACGGCCACCACCGACCTCGCGGGGCGGCTGCTGAACCGTCGCGCCGGCGGCGGTCAGCTCAGCCAGCTTGGCTTCGATGTCCGGCACTTCCCAATAGGCGACCGGCGCGGGCATCCCCTGCTCCTTGCCGCCCGGTACGAGGCCGACGTGCTCTCCGGCTACGTCGTAGCCAACGTAGTACGGGCTATCCTGCGCCGGTGCAACGCCGAGCAACGCGGTGTAGAACGTTTTGGCCGCGTCCACATCGCTCACGGCATGCAGAATAGTCTTGATACCCTTGGTCTCGGAACTGGTCACGGGTCCTCCTGACTGAGCCGTTCGTTCGCGGCACCTGTCTGGCATGGCTCGTATCGAGCGCTCATAATGGTGCCGAGGGGCCACATCTGCCCCTTCATCACCCTGACGAAATGCAGCACAGAAATGTGACACAGGTGCAGGATACTGACACACGCGCAGCACAGTTTGAGACGCATCGCCCGCATCTCCGCGCGGTGGCGACACGATTGCTGGGGTCGCCGACCGAGGCGGATGACGCCGTTCAGGAGGCGTGGCTGCGGTTCGATCGGGCCGACGATACGCAGATCGAGAACCTGGGTGGCTGGCTGACGACGGTCGTCAGCCGCATCTGCCTCGATCATCTGCGGTCGCGCTCGTCGCGCGGCGAAGAGCAGGTCGATGCTGAGCTGCTGGAGGTTGGCGATGGTGACCCGGGCCCAGAGGATTCCACGATTCTGGCCGAGTCAACAGCCGAGGCCCTGGCAGTTGTGCTGGATGCACTGACGCCGATCGAGCGCGTGGTTTTCGTGCTGCACGATGTCTTTGCCGTGCCGTTTGAGGAGATAGCCGCGGTCGTCGATCGCACGCCGGCCGCTGCTCGCCAGATTGCGAGCCGGGCTCGACGACGCGTGCGTCCTGCTGTCGACACGCCAGATCCGCAAGCGCTGAATGCGCAGCGTGAGCTGGTGAGTGCGTTCTTCGATGCTGCGCGGAACGGTCGGTTGGAAACGCTGCTCCACCTGCTCGCGCCGGACGTGGTGGTTCGGGCGGACGCCGCAGCGGTTGCGCTGGGCACCAGCCCGGAGACGGTCGGCGCGCGCGTCGTCGCGGAGTGGTTCTCCGGTCGGGCGGCCGCGGCGCGTCTGGCACGCGTCGACGGCCAGTGGGGCGCAGTCTGGGCACCGGGCGGCAAGCTGCAGGTTGTCTTTCGCTTCACGCTAGCGGACGATGCGATCGCCGGGATTGAGCTGATCGGCGATCCGCAGGCACATGCGGCGCTCGACGTGGACATCGAGCGCCATCAGCGGCGCGGGCGATCGAGCAATACGCGCTGAATCGACGCGACCCGCGCGAATGCCTGCTACCATGCCGCGAAACGCGACGCTGCAACAGGTGGGGGTGCGAAATGGGGCAGCCCGCATCGGCGGTGTTTCCCTGGTCGGTGGTGCCCGAGCCGGGTGCCGGAGAGAAGCGCACAGGCTACATCCGCTGGCGCGATGACGCATTACGCGGCTGGCAGTGGCCATACATCGCCGTGCGCGGCCATGAGCCGGGCCCGGCGGTGGCGATCACGGCGGCGGTGCATGGCGGGGAATACCCAGGCATCCTCGGCGCGCTGCGGCTGGCCCGTCTGTTGCAACCCGAACGCGTCTCCGGGTCGCTGCTGATCCTGCCGGTCGTCAACCAGTCGTCCTTCTGGGCGCGCTCGGCGTTCCTCACCCCGCCCGACGGCAAGAACCAGAATCGCGTCTTCCCCGGCAACGCCCTCGGCACCGCCACCGAGGTGTTGGCCTGGCGGCTGATGGAGGAGGTCGTTGGCCCGGCCGACGTGCTGATTGATCTGCACAGTGGCGATGTCTTCGAGACGCTGGCTGCCCACGTCGTGCGCTACGAGATGGGCGATGCGGAGACCGATGCGCTGACGCAGGCGATGTGCGACGCGTTCGGGCTGCCGTTCGCAATCACCTATCCGCGACCGACTCGTTCGGGGAGCCTGTCGGCGAACGCCGCGCTATCCGGCGCTGCGACGATTGTGGTTGAGGTTGGCGGCAATGGGCTGGCGAGCGACGAAGATGTTCAGACGGTCTTTCAGGGGCTGATCAATGCGCTCCGCGTGGCCGGTGTGCTCGGCGGGCTGGTGCCTGAGACGGACGTGCGCTGGTTGCAGGCCGGCTGGCAGCTTATTGCGCCGGCCGATGCGCTCTGGCGTTCGGCGGTGACGGTCGGCACGCCGGTGACGAAGGGTAATGTGCTGGGCACGCTGACCGATCAGCTCGGGGAGGAGCTTGCTCATCCGACCGCCGAGGTCGACGGCATAGCGCTCTATACAATGAGCTCGCTGGCGGTGCGCGATGGTGATCCTCTCGTCTATGTCGCGCCGCCGCTCGATCGCGAGAGGAAGGGTGCCGGCCTGACCTCGGTTGGTTGACAGAGGGGGTGGAGGACCAGGCCGGTCAGGGGTGGAGCGGCGTGACCGCGCCGTCCGTTCAGTGGAAGGTTCGCGGGGGTGGGGGGACTCCCCGCGCGGTGATCGTTCGCTATTCCGTGGCGCTCTCGGTGCTTCGTTGCATTCCGGTGGCCATGCGCCGACGGGTTCCGGACCATCGCATCCGGCAAGAACCGGGTATGCTCATATACTAGGCGGGTACTCAGTGACTGGGTATCCGTCGTGAGGACAGTTGGGTGATTCCGGCTGGACGGCCTGATCCCTGTCCGGAGGGACAGGCGGCGCATGGAGGGGGCAATGTCGTGCTGATCTTCGACCGGCTTGTGCTGGACGTCGCGTACCTCGATCGCGCCATATCCTTTTACACAGACATGCTCGACTTTGAGCTGGTGACGACGGCAGATTGGCACGGCCACCGGACGGCGCTCGTCCAGCTCGGCGCACTCCATCTGCTGCTGCTCGAACAGCCAAATAGCGCGAACCCCCTGAATCTGCCAAAGTCCGGCCCGGTGATGACGCTCTCAGACGCGCACATCGACGATCGCTACGCCGTGCTCGAAAGAGCCCACGTCGAGATCCTGGCCCCGATCGCCGCCTCCCCCTGGGGTGGCCGGTCGTTCCTGCTGCGTGACCCCGATAGCTACCTGATCGTGATTCAGGAACCAGCCAGCTAACGCAGATTCGCACCCACCGCATTCGTAGGGGGCAGTGCTCGCGCTGTCCGTCGCGGGGAGCCAACGCCCAAGGGGCACCCGGGCCATGGCGACCCCCGCGCCGAATAAGCAGACCCTCGGAGAGCGACGTGTCTTCCGCTCCCTCCGTACGGACAGGACCCGGGTCCTGTCCG
Proteins encoded in this region:
- a CDS encoding pyridoxamine 5'-phosphate oxidase family protein, which translates into the protein MRPESRTHAQRRQDTEHRLAHDVDLWVATASPTGEPFLIPLSFDWDGASLLLATPADSPTGRNMAATGAVRLGLGDTRDVTMIDGSVAVIEIDALPTEQGDSFAKRTGFDPRTLTTRYCWFRITPQRIQAWRESNELSGRDLMRDGQWLV
- a CDS encoding sigma-70 family RNA polymerase sigma factor yields the protein MQDTDTRAAQFETHRPHLRAVATRLLGSPTEADDAVQEAWLRFDRADDTQIENLGGWLTTVVSRICLDHLRSRSSRGEEQVDAELLEVGDGDPGPEDSTILAESTAEALAVVLDALTPIERVVFVLHDVFAVPFEEIAAVVDRTPAAARQIASRARRRVRPAVDTPDPQALNAQRELVSAFFDAARNGRLETLLHLLAPDVVVRADAAAVALGTSPETVGARVVAEWFSGRAAAARLARVDGQWGAVWAPGGKLQVVFRFTLADDAIAGIELIGDPQAHAALDVDIERHQRRGRSSNTR
- a CDS encoding succinylglutamate desuccinylase/aspartoacylase family protein; the protein is MGQPASAVFPWSVVPEPGAGEKRTGYIRWRDDALRGWQWPYIAVRGHEPGPAVAITAAVHGGEYPGILGALRLARLLQPERVSGSLLILPVVNQSSFWARSAFLTPPDGKNQNRVFPGNALGTATEVLAWRLMEEVVGPADVLIDLHSGDVFETLAAHVVRYEMGDAETDALTQAMCDAFGLPFAITYPRPTRSGSLSANAALSGAATIVVEVGGNGLASDEDVQTVFQGLINALRVAGVLGGLVPETDVRWLQAGWQLIAPADALWRSAVTVGTPVTKGNVLGTLTDQLGEELAHPTAEVDGIALYTMSSLAVRDGDPLVYVAPPLDRERKGAGLTSVG
- a CDS encoding VOC family protein, which encodes MTSSETKGIKTILHAVSDVDAAKTFYTALLGVAPAQDSPYYVGYDVAGEHVGLVPGGKEQGMPAPVAYWEVPDIEAKLAELTAAGATVQQPPREVGGGRVVATVSDADGNVVGVLQDR
- a CDS encoding VOC family protein, which gives rise to MLIFDRLVLDVAYLDRAISFYTDMLDFELVTTADWHGHRTALVQLGALHLLLLEQPNSANPLNLPKSGPVMTLSDAHIDDRYAVLERAHVEILAPIAASPWGGRSFLLRDPDSYLIVIQEPAS